A stretch of the Thermofilum adornatum genome encodes the following:
- a CDS encoding RuvB-like helicase: MIKASERVGVHSHIRGLGIRNNEPQPVADGLVGQIEARRAAWLVVQLIKKGKMAGRAILFVGPPGTGKTALAVAIARELGPETPLMALTGSEIYSAELKKTEVLMQAMRKSIGVRIRERRWVYEGVVEKIEYKFDRHPLNPYQQIPVGGIITLKTDKETRTLKVDSNIVYQLLQRGVSEGDVIWIDEETGRVTRAGRVKGYGEYDVGASELVDMPKGPIYKEKEFVYTLTLHDLDEMQSRSESIISLFFGAPEYKEIPPDVRAKVDKTVKEWVENGRAELIPGILFIDDAHMLDIEAFSFLSRAMESELSPIIILATNRGYTRIRGTDIESPHGMPLDLLDRLLIIKTQPYTPDEIREILKIRAKEEGVELEDTALEELVKLGSERSLRYASQLLAPSKILAEQKGKTTVTVEEVQQASKLFISTKESAKYLQELEEKMLK, translated from the coding sequence ATGATAAAGGCGTCCGAAAGAGTTGGGGTTCACAGCCACATACGGGGGCTCGGCATCAGGAACAATGAGCCACAGCCAGTCGCCGACGGGCTAGTGGGACAAATAGAGGCTAGACGTGCAGCATGGCTAGTTGTCCAGTTGATCAAGAAAGGGAAAATGGCTGGAAGAGCAATCCTCTTTGTGGGACCTCCAGGAACAGGAAAAACCGCGCTTGCCGTTGCCATCGCACGCGAGCTCGGCCCCGAGACGCCTTTAATGGCGCTCACCGGGAGCGAAATATACTCTGCTGAGCTCAAGAAGACCGAGGTGCTCATGCAAGCAATGAGGAAATCCATAGGTGTAAGAATACGTGAGAGAAGATGGGTCTACGAAGGCGTCGTGGAAAAAATCGAATATAAGTTTGACAGGCATCCCCTCAACCCCTACCAGCAGATACCTGTTGGAGGCATCATAACACTCAAGACTGACAAAGAGACCCGCACTTTGAAAGTTGACTCTAATATAGTATATCAGCTCCTGCAAAGAGGTGTAAGCGAGGGAGACGTAATATGGATTGACGAGGAAACTGGCCGCGTCACCAGGGCTGGTAGAGTAAAAGGCTACGGCGAATACGATGTAGGGGCGAGCGAACTCGTAGATATGCCTAAAGGCCCAATATACAAGGAGAAAGAGTTCGTATACACCCTTACTCTCCATGATCTCGACGAGATGCAAAGCCGGAGCGAGAGCATAATTTCGCTGTTCTTTGGAGCCCCAGAATACAAGGAGATACCCCCCGATGTTAGGGCAAAGGTAGACAAAACAGTAAAGGAATGGGTTGAAAATGGAAGAGCTGAACTAATTCCCGGAATCCTCTTTATCGACGACGCACACATGCTGGACATCGAGGCGTTCAGTTTCCTCTCGAGAGCAATGGAGAGCGAACTAAGCCCAATAATCATCCTTGCAACAAACAGGGGCTACACGAGGATCAGGGGCACAGACATAGAGAGCCCCCACGGCATGCCGCTAGACCTGCTAGACAGGTTGCTCATTATAAAGACACAGCCGTATACCCCAGACGAGATAAGAGAAATACTAAAGATAAGAGCCAAAGAAGAAGGCGTGGAGCTAGAGGACACAGCACTAGAAGAACTCGTAAAGCTCGGCTCAGAGCGAAGTCTGCGCTATGCTTCCCAGTTATTAGCACCAAGCAAGATACTAGCAGAGCAGAAGGGCAAGACAACCGTGACGGTTGAAGAAGTACAGCAAGCCTCAAAGCTGTTTATAAGTACAAAGGAGTCAGCAAAATATCTCCAAGAGCTTGAAGAAAAGATGCTTAAATAG